From Methylocystis sp. ATCC 49242, one genomic window encodes:
- a CDS encoding bifunctional DNA primase/polymerase, translating into MTFLGIPFDPAEHPPRLHNDVAAHELAAAGLHVHPCDATKRPLTKWSESSSIDAARIDDWWTRWPDALPAIDLASAGLLVIDADRHGGPDGVAAFDQLVAVHGLPDGAPVIETARGGLHYIFRNLPDQLGNREGGLAGRGINVRGAGGYIIAPGSILPDGRCWREADGSPTLVEAYSSGTIPEVPAWIVALIRDKPARPEPSPSPSRPPGSREEAYARAAIDDEAAKVAGAAEGGRNNTLNAAAFAAGQMVAAGWISREECASVLLAAAATCGLSRGEAMATFGSGFNAGLKQPRGALEDREPPAIMYDPKPRATIVENGVVADAETGEILRQPAGESGRIGRLGILTSAQFVAGFTPPDYFLDGVCQRGFLYSLTAATGAGKTAVALTIAATAGGGGGTLGGREVMGGKVLFLAGENPDDARMRWIAMAHHFDFDIATIGVRFRPTAFDISKSLPDLRAEAEAAGEFSLIICDTSAAFFQGDDENSNTQLGAYARTQLRKLTELPGRPCVIVLCHPTKNASADNLLPRGGGAFLAEVDGNLTASNTSGIVTMHWQGKFRGPDFEPLRFALEKVSTPSLVDSRGREIPSVIARPLDMREAGALAADERREEDILLELMLDHEAASIAELARLAGWTTGDTPHKSKVARILQSFAAERPPLAKKIRAHWTLTGNGQEEAARVRDERRKAEQTAARFSRLGEPE; encoded by the coding sequence ATGACCTTCCTTGGCATCCCCTTCGACCCGGCCGAGCATCCGCCGCGCCTCCACAACGACGTCGCCGCGCACGAGCTCGCGGCGGCCGGGCTGCATGTCCACCCCTGCGACGCAACAAAGCGGCCGCTCACGAAATGGAGCGAGTCGTCGTCCATTGACGCCGCCCGCATAGATGATTGGTGGACACGATGGCCGGACGCTTTGCCGGCCATCGACCTCGCGTCCGCTGGCCTGCTGGTCATAGACGCAGACCGGCATGGCGGCCCGGATGGCGTCGCCGCGTTCGACCAGTTGGTCGCCGTCCACGGGCTGCCCGATGGCGCGCCCGTCATCGAAACGGCGCGCGGCGGGCTGCACTACATCTTCCGTAACCTTCCAGACCAGCTCGGCAACCGCGAGGGCGGGCTGGCGGGGCGGGGCATCAACGTTCGCGGCGCCGGCGGATATATCATCGCGCCGGGCTCGATCCTGCCCGATGGCAGATGCTGGCGCGAGGCGGACGGCTCTCCGACACTCGTGGAAGCCTATTCGTCCGGGACCATTCCAGAGGTTCCGGCGTGGATCGTGGCCCTTATCCGCGACAAACCAGCACGTCCTGAGCCGTCGCCTTCGCCCTCGCGCCCGCCGGGCTCGCGCGAGGAAGCATATGCGCGCGCGGCCATCGACGACGAGGCCGCGAAGGTCGCGGGCGCCGCTGAAGGCGGGCGAAACAACACGCTCAATGCCGCCGCCTTCGCCGCCGGCCAGATGGTCGCCGCGGGCTGGATCAGCCGGGAGGAATGCGCGTCGGTGTTGCTCGCGGCGGCGGCGACCTGTGGGCTCTCGAGAGGGGAGGCGATGGCCACGTTTGGGAGTGGCTTCAACGCCGGCCTGAAGCAGCCGCGCGGGGCGCTGGAGGATCGTGAGCCGCCGGCAATAATGTATGACCCGAAACCGCGCGCGACGATCGTCGAGAACGGCGTGGTGGCCGACGCCGAGACGGGCGAAATTCTGCGGCAACCGGCGGGAGAGAGTGGACGCATCGGCCGCCTCGGCATTCTCACAAGCGCGCAATTCGTGGCCGGCTTCACGCCGCCAGACTACTTCCTCGACGGCGTTTGCCAACGCGGCTTCCTCTATTCACTCACAGCCGCCACGGGCGCCGGAAAGACCGCCGTCGCGCTCACCATTGCGGCGACGGCCGGGGGCGGCGGGGGAACGCTCGGCGGCCGTGAGGTGATGGGCGGAAAAGTCCTATTCCTTGCCGGAGAAAACCCGGACGATGCGCGAATGCGCTGGATCGCGATGGCGCATCATTTCGACTTCGATATCGCCACGATTGGCGTCCGCTTCCGCCCGACCGCTTTCGATATCTCGAAATCGCTTCCAGACCTTCGGGCCGAGGCAGAGGCCGCCGGCGAGTTTTCGCTGATTATCTGCGACACGTCGGCGGCGTTCTTTCAGGGCGACGACGAAAATTCAAACACACAGCTTGGCGCCTACGCTCGCACGCAATTGAGAAAGCTGACCGAGCTTCCCGGCCGGCCGTGCGTCATCGTTCTTTGTCATCCGACCAAAAACGCATCGGCTGACAACCTCCTGCCGCGGGGAGGCGGCGCGTTTCTCGCCGAAGTGGACGGCAACCTGACGGCGTCAAATACGTCCGGGATTGTCACGATGCATTGGCAGGGGAAATTCCGCGGCCCCGACTTCGAGCCGCTCCGCTTCGCGCTCGAAAAGGTCTCGACACCGAGCCTTGTGGATTCGCGCGGCCGGGAAATTCCATCGGTCATCGCCCGGCCGCTCGACATGCGCGAGGCAGGCGCCCTGGCCGCTGACGAGCGGCGTGAAGAGGACATTCTCCTTGAGCTAATGCTTGACCACGAGGCCGCGTCGATTGCCGAGCTGGCGAGGTTGGCCGGATGGACGACCGGCGACACGCCTCACAAGTCAAAGGTCGCGCGTATCCTTCAATCTTTCGCGGCGGAGCGACCGCCCCTCGCAAAGAAAATTCGCGCGCATTGGACGCTGACCGGTAACGGCCAAGAAGAAGCCGCGCGCGTCCGCGATGAGCGAAGGAAGGCCGAGCAAACCGCCGCCCGATTTTCTCGATTGGGAGAGCCCGAATGA
- a CDS encoding M48 family metallopeptidase: protein MSAMGVVICVAIALSAALGVYLRMRQTANVERHREAVPADFAREVSLDDHRRAADYTIARTRFGMAETIYDAVVSILWLALWMAPLYAFVSHYIEPGLTRSVVFVAAVGVVGHFLEMPFSLANAFWLEERFGFNRLTPGTFVLDELKSGALALAIGTPLLYAMFALLRAMPDTWWLLAYVGFMALTIAMTVIYPTVIAPMFNKFTPMEDGSTKSRMEALLERCGFESKGLFVMDASKRSRHGNAYFSGFGKAKRIVFFDTLLEKHSLEEIESVLAHELGHFKFGHVRQMILQAAVIAFIGFAALYWAFSSDTFAGWFGLPNDPGVVLIALLFAKEPISHLLTPLLAWRSRRNEFEADDFARQIVGKEPMISALTRLTRDNLATLTPDPLYAKFYFSHPPVPVRVAQLRTTQ from the coding sequence GTCTATCTGCGCATGCGGCAGACCGCCAATGTGGAGCGTCATCGCGAGGCCGTGCCGGCGGATTTCGCGCGGGAGGTTAGCCTCGACGACCACCGCCGCGCCGCGGACTACACGATTGCGCGCACGCGTTTCGGCATGGCGGAAACGATCTACGACGCCGTCGTCTCGATCCTCTGGCTCGCGCTCTGGATGGCGCCGCTCTATGCGTTCGTCTCGCATTACATCGAGCCGGGGTTGACGCGCAGCGTCGTCTTCGTCGCGGCGGTCGGCGTCGTAGGACATTTTCTCGAAATGCCTTTCTCGCTCGCCAACGCCTTCTGGCTGGAGGAGCGTTTCGGTTTCAATCGCCTCACGCCCGGCACCTTCGTGCTCGACGAGTTGAAAAGCGGGGCGCTGGCGCTCGCGATCGGGACGCCACTGCTTTATGCGATGTTCGCCCTGTTGCGCGCCATGCCCGACACCTGGTGGCTTCTCGCCTATGTCGGCTTCATGGCGCTGACGATCGCCATGACGGTGATCTATCCGACCGTCATCGCTCCGATGTTCAACAAGTTCACGCCGATGGAGGACGGTTCGACGAAGAGTCGAATGGAGGCGCTGCTCGAGCGGTGCGGCTTCGAGTCCAAAGGCCTCTTCGTGATGGACGCGTCGAAGCGCTCCAGACATGGCAATGCTTATTTCTCCGGCTTCGGCAAGGCGAAGCGGATCGTCTTCTTCGATACGCTGCTCGAAAAACATTCGCTCGAGGAGATCGAGTCCGTCCTCGCGCATGAACTCGGACACTTCAAATTCGGCCATGTCCGGCAGATGATCCTGCAGGCGGCGGTCATCGCCTTCATCGGTTTCGCCGCGCTCTACTGGGCTTTCTCGTCGGATACTTTCGCGGGCTGGTTCGGCCTGCCGAACGATCCGGGCGTCGTCCTCATCGCGCTGCTTTTCGCCAAGGAGCCGATCTCGCATTTGCTGACCCCGCTGCTTGCCTGGCGCTCGCGTCGAAACGAATTCGAGGCGGATGATTTCGCGCGCCAGATCGTCGGCAAGGAGCCGATGATCTCCGCGTTGACGCGGCTGACGCGCGACAATCTCGCGACGCTCACCCCCGATCCGCTCTATGCAAAATTCTACTTCTCGCACCCGCCAGTCCCGGTGCGGGTCGCGCAATTGCGCACTACGCAATAA
- a CDS encoding AAA family ATPase translates to MTVDPAILAAAAAEYHEQRGDRSRIVVGLPAAPQVELVRADAIEPEPIRWLWPGWMAKGKLHIIGGSPGAGKTTICLRMGATVSKGGAWPDGSHAPIGNVVIWSGEDDPADTLVPRLIASGADMRRIFFVGGVYSGDIARAFDPSRDIGPLQAAIERAGGAALIIVDPIVNAVTGDSHKNTETRRGLQPLVDLAAATDAALIGVTHVAKGSAGREPLERLSGSLAFGAVARIVLMAAKKAEDDGPAPRIVCRVKSNIGPDGNGFTYEICQTGIVGHPGVETSYVEWGEAVKGSPRELLGEPDGDKGRAESDAETFLKALLADGPMAAKDVKEAAEANGLAWRTVRRAQKALGVKVARSGFGPEGQWTWSLQP, encoded by the coding sequence TTGACCGTTGACCCCGCAATTCTCGCGGCCGCCGCCGCCGAATATCACGAGCAACGCGGCGACCGGTCGCGCATCGTCGTCGGGCTTCCAGCCGCGCCACAAGTCGAACTGGTCCGCGCCGACGCAATCGAGCCCGAGCCCATTCGTTGGCTCTGGCCCGGCTGGATGGCGAAGGGCAAGCTGCACATCATCGGCGGCTCGCCCGGCGCCGGAAAGACGACCATCTGCCTGCGGATGGGGGCGACTGTTTCGAAGGGCGGCGCATGGCCCGACGGCTCACACGCGCCCATTGGCAACGTCGTCATCTGGTCCGGCGAGGATGACCCCGCCGACACTCTTGTTCCCCGCCTGATCGCCTCGGGCGCGGATATGCGGCGCATCTTCTTCGTCGGCGGCGTCTACAGCGGCGATATCGCCCGCGCCTTCGACCCTTCCCGCGACATTGGCCCCTTGCAGGCGGCGATCGAACGGGCGGGCGGCGCGGCGTTGATAATCGTGGACCCTATCGTGAACGCCGTGACCGGCGACAGCCACAAGAATACGGAAACCCGGCGCGGCCTTCAGCCTCTCGTGGACCTCGCGGCGGCGACGGACGCGGCCCTGATCGGGGTGACGCATGTCGCGAAAGGCTCGGCGGGACGGGAGCCCCTGGAGCGCCTCTCCGGCTCGCTGGCCTTCGGCGCCGTGGCGCGAATTGTCCTGATGGCGGCGAAGAAGGCAGAGGACGACGGGCCAGCGCCGCGCATCGTCTGTCGCGTAAAATCGAACATCGGCCCCGACGGCAATGGCTTCACTTATGAAATCTGCCAGACGGGCATCGTCGGGCATCCGGGCGTCGAAACCTCCTATGTCGAATGGGGCGAGGCGGTGAAGGGAAGCCCGCGCGAGCTGCTTGGCGAGCCCGACGGCGACAAGGGGCGCGCCGAAAGCGACGCCGAGACGTTCCTGAAGGCGTTGCTTGCCGACGGGCCGATGGCGGCGAAGGACGTGAAGGAAGCCGCCGAGGCGAATGGGCTGGCGTGGCGGACAGTGAGGCGGGCGCAGAAGGCGCTTGGCGTGAAGGTGGCCCGCTCTGGATTCGGACCGGAAGGGCAATGGACGTGGAGCCTTCAACCATAG
- a CDS encoding helix-turn-helix domain-containing protein yields MTADELRTLARQLLTLADQLEAGGPAAPATEDIWLSTPEAASLVGASRSTVIRWARRFKCGQQTYTGQWRFHRTRLLEIALNEAQRDANNANDANDAAIHNVAERA; encoded by the coding sequence ATGACCGCCGATGAACTTCGCACGCTGGCCCGCCAGCTTCTCACCCTCGCCGATCAGCTCGAAGCCGGCGGACCCGCTGCGCCCGCGACGGAAGACATATGGCTCTCCACACCAGAAGCCGCATCGCTTGTGGGCGCCTCTCGCTCAACCGTCATCCGATGGGCGCGACGGTTCAAATGCGGTCAGCAAACGTATACCGGCCAGTGGAGGTTTCATCGCACGCGGCTATTGGAAATCGCACTAAACGAGGCGCAGCGTGACGCAAATAACGCGAATGACGCAAATGACGCGGCTATTCACAATGTCGCCGAGCGGGCCTAG
- a CDS encoding iron-sulfur cluster assembly accessory protein — MTTGAASEVVLTDQAAKRIGALLAGEAPGAVFRVSVEGGGCSGFQYQFAISPAPTEEDAVIERDGARVAIDPASMGFLAGAKIDFVDDLMGQSFRVENPNATASCGCGTSFSI, encoded by the coding sequence ATGACGACCGGCGCAGCCAGCGAAGTGGTGCTGACGGATCAGGCGGCAAAGCGAATCGGAGCCCTTCTGGCGGGGGAGGCGCCCGGCGCGGTTTTTCGCGTCTCTGTCGAAGGGGGCGGCTGCTCGGGCTTCCAGTATCAATTCGCGATTTCCCCTGCCCCGACGGAGGAGGACGCCGTCATCGAGCGCGACGGCGCCCGCGTGGCGATCGACCCGGCCTCCATGGGCTTCCTGGCTGGCGCGAAGATCGATTTCGTCGACGACCTGATGGGGCAGTCCTTCCGCGTCGAAAATCCGAACGCGACGGCGTCCTGCGGCTGCGGGACGAGTTTCTCGATCTAG
- a CDS encoding sugar kinase: protein MEALFIGHAYIDVTMRADRMPSGDEKTVAQDYAVSFGGNAVTAGFACAKLGHNVDLLTTVARDWLGHMFVDMAQAYGVRVHSRKVARSSLSFVFPNDGKRAILRARDDSYLAPFPSVDIGKARLLHLDGHMADAALHYARAAREKGVLVSLDGGARRPCIEELTGFVDVAVVAEKFCEQMSLSDLGMLDWLKARGCRIGAVTNGDKGIMWYDEDGIVQHMPSLQVPREKIVDTSGAGDVFHGAYCASYLERPGARWREHFEFARAASAHKIQHLGNEAGLPSQDDIAVARAAFPEGARLELAR from the coding sequence ATGGAAGCGCTTTTCATCGGTCACGCCTACATCGACGTCACCATGCGCGCCGACCGAATGCCGAGCGGCGACGAGAAGACGGTGGCGCAGGATTACGCGGTGAGCTTCGGCGGCAACGCGGTCACGGCGGGTTTCGCCTGCGCCAAGCTCGGCCATAATGTCGATCTGCTGACGACGGTCGCGCGCGACTGGCTCGGCCACATGTTCGTGGACATGGCCCAGGCCTATGGCGTGCGCGTGCATTCACGCAAGGTCGCGCGCTCGTCGCTCTCCTTCGTTTTTCCCAACGACGGCAAAAGGGCGATCCTCCGGGCGCGCGACGACAGTTACCTCGCCCCCTTCCCCAGCGTGGATATCGGGAAAGCGCGGCTTCTGCATCTCGACGGCCATATGGCCGACGCGGCGCTCCACTACGCCAGAGCCGCGCGAGAAAAGGGCGTGCTGGTGTCTCTCGACGGCGGCGCCAGGCGTCCCTGCATCGAGGAGCTGACCGGCTTCGTCGACGTCGCCGTGGTCGCGGAAAAATTCTGCGAACAGATGTCGCTTTCCGACCTCGGGATGCTCGACTGGCTGAAGGCCAGGGGTTGCCGGATCGGCGCGGTGACGAACGGCGACAAGGGAATCATGTGGTACGACGAAGACGGAATCGTCCAGCACATGCCCTCGCTCCAGGTGCCGCGCGAGAAAATCGTGGACACTTCCGGCGCCGGCGACGTTTTCCACGGCGCTTATTGCGCCTCCTATCTCGAACGCCCCGGGGCGCGCTGGCGCGAGCATTTCGAATTCGCGCGCGCGGCCTCGGCCCATAAAATCCAGCATCTCGGCAATGAGGCCGGCCTGCCCTCGCAAGACGACATCGCCGTCGCCCGCGCGGCGTTTCCGGAAGGCGCGCGCCTCGAACTGGCCCGGTGA
- a CDS encoding helix-turn-helix domain-containing protein translates to MDKNRLTGRQIAAARTLVGMTQPELAERSNLSTPSIKRIEAAVGPAPGYANNLAAIRAALEAAGVIFVEENGEGPGVRLRKAKG, encoded by the coding sequence ATGGATAAAAATCGGCTCACCGGGCGGCAGATCGCGGCGGCCCGGACGCTCGTTGGAATGACGCAGCCGGAGCTCGCCGAAAGGTCCAATCTCTCGACCCCCTCCATAAAGCGCATCGAGGCGGCGGTCGGTCCTGCTCCCGGTTATGCCAACAACCTCGCCGCGATCCGCGCCGCGCTTGAGGCGGCGGGCGTGATCTTCGTCGAGGAGAACGGCGAGGGGCCGGGCGTGCGGTTGCGGAAGGCGAAGGGGTGA
- a CDS encoding site-specific integrase, with product MAKLTVKALESLAPRQKPYEVRDDAEPGLWVCVLPSGLRSFVWRYRFHNKTKKLTIGPVGLAEARRMARDARNLRDDGTDPALAKRAQRVAKAEQARQLEREIKKLPEQDDVETVIAAFIERHCEPKLRTGQAVARVLRKDVAGPWKGRRLSEITRADVHELLDGLIDRGAPVQANRLLSYLNKLCRWAVSRGIVAHNPCDGIGKPSQEKSRDRVLDDHELRLVWRAAGELGWPFAPIIRLLILTGQRKSEVAEATWSEFDLDARAWRIPPERVKNKRLHTVPLSPQAVALLKNLPRIQSASDLVFTTTGKTSVSGFSRAKRNIDVAVKVLNAGTQIPAWTIHDLRRSAASGLAKNGAELHVIERVLNHVSGAFAGVVGVYQRHTFADEMRAALDAWGRHIEQITSEKAAGDAELDTVEA from the coding sequence ATGGCGAAGCTGACCGTCAAGGCGCTCGAATCATTGGCGCCGCGCCAGAAGCCATACGAAGTGAGGGACGACGCGGAGCCCGGCCTTTGGGTTTGCGTATTGCCAAGCGGGCTGCGCTCCTTTGTCTGGCGATATCGCTTCCACAATAAGACGAAGAAATTGACCATCGGCCCGGTAGGGCTCGCAGAAGCCCGCAGGATGGCCCGGGACGCGCGAAACCTTCGCGACGACGGAACGGACCCAGCGCTTGCGAAACGAGCGCAGCGCGTCGCCAAAGCCGAGCAGGCGCGACAATTGGAGCGCGAAATTAAGAAGCTGCCCGAGCAAGACGACGTTGAAACCGTCATCGCGGCCTTCATCGAGCGACATTGCGAGCCGAAGTTGAGAACCGGACAAGCCGTCGCGCGCGTGCTGCGAAAGGACGTCGCGGGGCCATGGAAGGGCAGGCGGCTTTCGGAAATCACGCGCGCCGATGTTCATGAGCTCCTGGACGGCCTCATTGATCGCGGCGCGCCGGTTCAGGCAAACCGCCTTCTGTCATATCTCAACAAACTATGCCGTTGGGCCGTGTCGCGCGGAATCGTTGCGCACAATCCGTGCGACGGGATCGGCAAGCCGTCGCAAGAGAAAAGTCGCGACCGTGTTCTAGACGATCACGAGTTACGGCTCGTGTGGCGCGCCGCTGGGGAGCTTGGATGGCCGTTTGCGCCGATCATTCGTTTGCTGATCTTGACTGGCCAACGCAAGAGCGAAGTCGCCGAGGCGACGTGGAGCGAATTTGACCTCGATGCGAGGGCGTGGCGAATTCCGCCTGAGCGTGTCAAGAACAAGCGACTTCACACCGTGCCGTTGTCGCCGCAGGCCGTGGCGCTCCTGAAGAATTTGCCGCGTATCCAATCCGCCTCTGACCTCGTCTTCACGACGACCGGAAAGACCTCGGTTTCGGGTTTCTCGCGAGCGAAGCGCAACATCGACGTAGCAGTGAAGGTGCTCAATGCCGGCACGCAGATACCAGCATGGACGATTCATGACCTTCGTCGCAGCGCTGCGAGCGGCTTGGCCAAAAACGGCGCCGAGCTGCACGTCATAGAGCGCGTGCTGAATCACGTTTCGGGGGCATTCGCCGGAGTAGTGGGCGTGTATCAGCGGCACACGTTCGCCGATGAAATGCGAGCCGCGCTGGACGCGTGGGGGCGTCATATCGAGCAAATAACCTCGGAGAAAGCGGCGGGCGACGCAGAGCTCGACACCGTGGAGGCATGA
- a CDS encoding AlpA family transcriptional regulator — MSQSPVKFLSSAAISRRYDVTQRTILRWIKNPPQGFPQPIKIGSRNMWREDEILEYERVASLSQATEAA; from the coding sequence ATGTCTCAATCACCGGTCAAATTTTTATCGTCTGCGGCAATATCCCGTAGATACGACGTCACGCAGCGCACGATCCTGCGCTGGATCAAAAACCCGCCGCAGGGATTCCCTCAGCCTATAAAAATTGGCTCGCGCAACATGTGGCGCGAGGATGAAATTCTTGAATATGAACGTGTTGCTTCGCTCTCGCAGGCCACCGAGGCGGCGTGA
- a CDS encoding alkylphosphonate utilization protein: MTVIVRDSNGAELKDGDSVTLIKDLKVKGSSIVLKRGTMIKNIRLTDDSAEIECRAEKVKDLVLRTEFVKKA; this comes from the coding sequence ATGACAGTAATAGTGAGAGACAGTAATGGCGCGGAGCTGAAAGACGGCGACTCCGTGACTCTCATCAAGGATCTGAAGGTAAAAGGTTCGTCAATCGTGCTGAAGCGCGGCACGATGATCAAGAATATTCGCCTCACCGACGATTCGGCCGAGATCGAATGCCGCGCCGAAAAAGTCAAGGATCTGGTGCTCCGGACGGAGTTCGTAAAAAAGGCGTGA
- a CDS encoding GcrA family cell cycle regulator produces MSGVPFLDLKHGQCKFALGSIDDPPALFCGEASATGSPYCAAHHAICYPPRAKKERGGRAYLSAYLLEVRPCSRSAGVFASR; encoded by the coding sequence ATGAGCGGCGTTCCCTTCCTCGATCTGAAGCACGGCCAGTGCAAGTTCGCCCTGGGGAGCATTGACGATCCGCCGGCGCTCTTCTGTGGCGAGGCTTCCGCCACGGGCTCGCCCTACTGCGCGGCGCATCACGCCATCTGCTATCCGCCCAGGGCGAAGAAAGAGCGGGGCGGGCGCGCTTACCTCAGCGCTTACCTTTTGGAAGTCCGGCCTTGTTCGCGAAGTGCTGGTGTTTTCGCAAGCCGTTGA
- a CDS encoding Rha family transcriptional regulator has translation MGDDMTSVPAICGDLAIRETSGVPVVNSRDVAEKFGKRHDHVLRDIDVLLHTPNLGGGWFHEIQTEHPTVAGRFDRYFDLTRQGFTLLVMGWTGERGSPFTSR, from the coding sequence TTGGGTGACGACATGACGAGCGTTCCGGCAATCTGCGGTGACTTGGCCATTCGCGAGACGAGCGGCGTCCCTGTCGTCAACTCCCGCGACGTGGCTGAGAAGTTCGGCAAGCGGCATGACCACGTGCTGCGCGATATCGACGTTTTGCTCCATACCCCAAATTTGGGGGGTGGCTGGTTTCATGAAATCCAGACAGAGCATCCGACTGTTGCCGGGCGCTTCGACCGCTACTTCGACCTGACCCGCCAGGGGTTCACCTTGCTCGTCATGGGGTGGACTGGCGAGCGGGGCTCACCTTTCACGTCGAGGTAA
- a CDS encoding HAD family acid phosphatase, translating into MRAWIFDLDKTMADSTHRAHHLRQEHPDFDAWRSDTAGDSPISEIVEIAKMARSSGVKVIVITGRREADRCHTSAWLDAHGIAIDAMFMRPDGLRNADNSAVKRGLLYNARAKGYRPVLAFDDHIECCGMYLEEGVRALWVAQYG; encoded by the coding sequence ATGAGGGCGTGGATATTCGATCTTGATAAGACGATGGCTGACAGCACCCATCGCGCGCACCATCTTCGACAAGAACACCCTGACTTCGATGCGTGGCGTTCTGACACGGCGGGCGATAGCCCGATATCCGAGATAGTTGAGATCGCCAAAATGGCGCGATCATCAGGCGTCAAAGTCATCGTGATCACAGGTCGGCGCGAGGCTGATCGATGCCATACATCAGCATGGCTCGACGCTCACGGTATCGCTATCGACGCCATGTTTATGCGGCCGGATGGACTGCGCAATGCCGACAATAGCGCCGTAAAGCGCGGCCTACTCTACAACGCACGCGCCAAAGGCTATCGCCCTGTCCTTGCATTCGATGATCACATTGAGTGTTGCGGCATGTATCTCGAAGAGGGCGTGAGGGCGTTATGGGTCGCACAATACGGTTGA
- a CDS encoding PAS domain-containing hybrid sensor histidine kinase/response regulator: protein MQPSTFEAVQQAVHPDDRALFSANVHAALESREGLYESEFRIVRPDGAVAWLFERGRVERDAEGRPAFLIGLSQDVTERRRIEEALREADQRKDEFLATLAHELRNPLAPLRNAIRVLRRDAGRLSEEQRGELFAMFDRQTEHLVRLVDDLLEVSRITRGKIDLRKERVDLATILRNAIETSRPAIERGGHELRIDAGAERLILDADPVRLAQVFSNLLNNAAKYTEHGGSIALTVERRGDEAVVSVRDSGVGIPPEMAPRVFDIFTQVDRTLGRSQGGLGIGLALVRNLLEMHGGSVEAHSEGLGRGTTFVVRLPVATGGLQENTSKKELSAPPRVDRRILVIDDDHDVADSLVIFLKSLGARARAVYDGVAGLDSLEHFRPEIVILDIGMPGMDGYETARLIRERPEGRNAILVALTGWGQQQVHDRARASGFDHQLTKPADLDELVTLLKSLES, encoded by the coding sequence ATGCAACCGAGCACGTTCGAGGCCGTTCAGCAAGCCGTGCATCCGGATGATCGCGCCTTGTTCAGCGCCAATGTCCATGCCGCACTGGAGAGTCGGGAGGGGCTATATGAGAGTGAATTTCGCATCGTCCGGCCGGACGGCGCCGTAGCGTGGCTATTTGAACGCGGTCGCGTGGAGCGGGACGCCGAAGGGCGGCCCGCTTTTCTCATCGGGCTCTCGCAGGACGTTACGGAGCGCCGCCGCATCGAGGAGGCGTTGCGCGAGGCGGACCAGCGGAAGGATGAATTCCTCGCGACATTGGCGCATGAACTGCGCAATCCGCTGGCGCCGCTCCGCAACGCGATCCGCGTGCTTCGCCGTGACGCGGGCAGGCTGTCGGAGGAGCAGCGCGGGGAGCTGTTTGCGATGTTCGATCGCCAGACCGAGCATCTCGTCCGACTTGTCGACGACCTTCTGGAGGTTTCGCGGATCACGCGGGGGAAGATCGACCTGCGAAAAGAGCGGGTCGATCTCGCGACGATCCTGAGGAACGCGATCGAGACCAGTCGGCCGGCCATCGAACGCGGGGGGCATGAGCTACGGATCGATGCGGGCGCGGAGAGGTTGATCCTCGACGCGGATCCGGTGCGACTCGCGCAGGTGTTCAGCAATCTCCTCAACAACGCCGCCAAATATACGGAGCACGGCGGATCGATCGCGCTGACTGTAGAGCGGCGAGGCGACGAAGCGGTGGTGAGTGTCCGCGACAGCGGCGTGGGCATCCCGCCCGAGATGGCGCCAAGGGTGTTCGACATTTTCACCCAGGTCGATCGCACGCTCGGCAGGTCGCAGGGCGGGCTCGGCATTGGTCTCGCGCTCGTCCGCAACCTGCTCGAGATGCATGGCGGCTCGGTCGAGGCCCATAGCGAAGGGCTCGGCCGCGGGACAACTTTCGTCGTCCGTCTGCCAGTTGCGACGGGCGGCTTGCAGGAGAATACGTCGAAGAAGGAGCTGTCGGCGCCGCCGAGGGTCGACCGCCGAATCCTCGTGATCGACGACGATCACGATGTCGCGGACAGCCTGGTGATATTCCTGAAATCATTGGGAGCGAGGGCCCGCGCGGTCTATGACGGCGTTGCGGGCCTCGACTCGCTCGAACATTTCAGGCCAGAGATCGTTATTCTCGACATCGGCATGCCGGGAATGGACGGCTACGAAACCGCCCGTCTCATTCGCGAGCGCCCCGAAGGCCGCAATGCGATTCTGGTGGCGTTGACTGGATGGGGGCAGCAGCAGGTCCACGACCGCGCCCGAGCCTCGGGCTTCGACCACCAGCTGACGAAACCGGCTGACCTCGATGAACTCGTGACGCTGCTGAAATCGCTGGAAAGCTGA